The following are from one region of the Corylus avellana chromosome ca1, CavTom2PMs-1.0 genome:
- the LOC132191020 gene encoding protein DETOXIFICATION 24-like: MDERLLGSDPKENSSLSRRIWVETKKISKIAFPTMIARVTQFGMFVVTQAFIGHLGELDLAAYALIQIITVRFVNGILLGMSSATETLCGQAFGAKQYHMMGIYLQRSWIINIVAATILLPVFIFSTPLFKLLGEEDDVAEIAGYISLWFIPVLYFFPFSFSIQKYLQTQLRNPIVGWLSALSFVLHVLLSWIFVNKLSLGIPGAMGAMIISYWLVLIGMFWYVFGGWCPNTWSGFSIAAFSDLLPVLKLSLSSGVMLCLELWYNAVLVLLAGYVKNATVEISAFSICLNIIAWDFMVFLGFLTAASVRVSNELGKGDAEAAKFAVKVISSISVCLGVVSWILCLIFGRKIGCLFTSDEEVIEAVSDLSILLSLSVLLNSVQPVLSGVAVGSGRQSVVAYINIGCYFLIGVPVGCLLGYVADLGITGLWIGMIIGVVMQSLVLGYVTFKTDWNEQVKKASDRLSKWLLKPSDESNGHSTEESYG, encoded by the exons ATGGACGAGAGATTGCTTGGATCAGACCCAAAAGAGAATAGCAGTCTGTCAAGGAGGATATGGGTGGAAACGAAAAAAATATCCAAGATAGCATTTCCTACTATGATAGCTAGGGTTACTCAATTTGGAATGTTTGTGGTGACACAGGCATTTATAGGACATCTTGGTGAACTGGATCTTGCGGCTTATGCACTCATACAAATCATTACTGTTCGGTTTGTGAATGGGATACTG CTGGGCATGTCAAGTGCCACTGAGACTCTATGTGGGCAAGCATTTGGAGCAAAGCAGTACCACATGATGGGAATATACTTGCAACGCTCATGGATCATCAACATTGTTGCTGCAACAATCTTGCTCCCCGTCTTCATCTTCTCAACACCCCTCTTCAAACTACTCGGCGAGGAAGATGACGTTGCAGAAATTGCTGGTTATATCTCTCTCTGGTTCATTCCAGTTCTCtacttttttcccttttccttcAGCATTCAAAAGTACTTACAAACGCAGCTCAGAAACCCTATTGTCGGATGGCTCTCTGCTCTCTCTTTTGTGCTTCATGTTCTCTTGTCATGGATTTTTGTGAACAAACTGAGCTTGGGGATTCCTGGTGCAATGGGTGCGATGATCATATCATATTGGTTAGTGTTAATTGGAATGTTCTGGTACGTGTTTGGAGGTTGGTGCCCCAACACATGGAGCGGTTTCTCAATAGCTGCTTTTAGTGATTTATTACCAGTATTGAAGCTCTCATTATCCTCGGGTGTGATGCTTTG CTTAGAGTTGTGGTACAATGCCGTTTTAGTCTTACTGGCAGGATACGTGAAAAACGCCACCGTTGAAATATCTGCATTTTCCATCTG CCTCAATATCATAGCTTGGGATTTTATGGTTTTCCTTGGCTTCCTAACTGCTGCTag CGTCCGAGTTTCGAATGAATTAGGGAAAGGAGATGCAGAAGCTGCAAAGTTCGCCGTTAAAGTCATTTCCAGTATTTCTGTATGTCTTGGAGTGGTCTCCTGGATTCTATGCCTAATTTTTGGTCGTAAAATCGGTTGCTTGTTCACAAGTGACGAGGAAGTTATCGAAGCTGTTTCAGACCTCTCTATCCTTCTTAGCTTGTCTGTCTTACTCAACAGTGTCCAGCCAGTACTCTCAG GCGTGGCTGTAGGTTCTGGTCGCCAAAGCGTGGTTGCATATATCAACATAGGTTGCTATTTTCTGATTGGGGTGCCTGTGGGATGTCTTCTTGGATACGTGGCCGATCTAGGAATTACG GGTCTATGGATTGGAATGATTATTGGAGTTGTGATGCAATCACTTGTGCTCGGCTACGTTACCTTTAAGACTGATTGGAATGAACAG GTGAAGAAAGCATCGGATCGCCTGAGTAAGTGGCTCTTAAAACCTTCGGATGAATCTAATGGACATTCTACTGAGGAAAGTTATGGATGA